GAGCTGGGAAGTCACTCTGGGGCCGGGCACTCACACGCTCGTGGCGCTGGCCGAGTCGCCGGTGAGTAAGGGCGGCTCCGCGCCGGCGGTCGTCACCCGGGCTGGTGCGGAGCCGCGCCCCAATCTGTACGTCCTGGCGGTCGGGGTGTCCACGTACCCCGGTAGCATGAAACTGAACTACGCGGCGTCCGACGCGGTCCTACTCACCGACACGCTCCGGGTGCGGTCGAAGGCAGTGTTCGGCACCATCGAGATGAAGGTTCTGACCGACGAGCTGGGGACCAAGAAGAATATTCGCGAGGGGCTGGACTGGCTGAAGGCGCAGATGACCGCGAAGGACGTGGGCATCGTGTTTTTCTCCGGCCACGGCGGGCGCGACGAGGGCACCGGGAAGTTCTACCTGATCCCGGTGGACGTCGGCCCCGATATGGAGCGGACGTGCTTGTCCGGGGAGGAATTGAAGAGCCGGTTGGAGGATGTGCCGGGCCGGCTGGTCGCCATCCTTGATGCCGGCCACTCCGGCGCGGTGACCGAGATCCGGCCGGCTCAGACCGACAACCTCGTTCGGGACCTGATGACCGACGACTACGGGGTGGTGGTGTTGGCGTCGTCGCTGGGGCGCGAGTACGCGCTGGAAAGTCCGGCGACGAAGGCCGGGTTCTATACGCTCGGGCTGACCGAGGGGATGGACGGTCGGGCCGACTTCAACCGCGACGGGGTGGTCTACCTGAGTGAGTTAGAGTACTACGCAGCTCTGCGCGTGCAGCAGTTGAGTGGCGGCCGGCAAAATCCGACGCTGGGGCGCCCGTCAACTATCAGGCCACTCGCTATTTCGAAGCCATGATTGCCCGAAAAAATTCAATTACTTATCAGACCGTATGGACAGGCGTACGATCTGCCGCAGTAAGCTCATGATGGATGCCACGCGAACGCGTGCGCGGAAGTTGCGGGCGGTCTTCTCGTAGCGGGTGGCGCGGCGCCGGTACGGCTTGGCCTTGGACCAGAACCGCGCGACCAGGTTGCGATTCTCGTACCGGTCCGTGGCGATGCCCGTGGCACGGTCCGGTTCTTCCGACTCGGGATCACGGCCTCACCACCACGGGCCTCGATCGCGCCCACGAGCTCCTGCTGGTCGCAACCCTTGTCGCCAACCACTGCGGCCGGGTCTTCTCTAACAGAGCTGGGGTGTAGGTGATGTCGGCATCTTGGCCCGGACTCAGAAGGATCTCGGTCTGTTTTCTCGGTGGAGAGTTGTCTGAGCGAACCCGTACCGGGCTTCAACCTGAAACCGAGTAGTTCCGGTACACCCTCCGTAAGATCCACGAGCCCGCCGAGCGAGCACTTGACATCTCTATACCGGAACACAACCATGACACCTGCCCGTCACTCATGACGTTGCTGCGTGAAGCGTCAGGAACCGGGGCCGAGTTTTTGTACCGGTGAGGAAAGAATCCGCCGATTCCGGTAAGCCCGGTGCCGGTGCCCGGTAACACCGGTTACGGCTCTTTGTTCTCCACGCGCAGAGGGTTCTCCCATGCCGCGATTTCTTACCGTTTTCGCGCTCGCACTGGTCCCCGTTCCCCTCTTTGCCGCCGACTGGAACCAGTGGCTCGGGCCGAAGCGCGACGGCGCCTCGGCCGAAACCGTCGAGCCGTGGACCGAAAAAGACGCACCGAAGGTGGTGTGGAAAGCCAAAGTCGGCGTCGGGTTCAGCACCCCCGTAATCGTTGACGGGCGCGTGTACGTTCACGCCCGGATCAGCGGGAAGGACCGCGAGGAGTTGATCGCCCTCGACGCGAAGACGGGCAAAGTGTTGTGGCGCACGGCCTACGACCGCGGGCCGTACAGCAGCGTGCTGAACACGGGACCGCAGGCCACGCCAACGGTCGCGGGCAATCGTATTTACGCTTACGGCATCACCGGGTTCCTCACCTGCTTCGAGGCCGAAACCGGCAAACAGGTCTGGCAGGTGGACACGTTCAAAAAACTGAGAGCCGAACTCCCGCGATTCGGCGTGTGCTGCTCGCCGCTCGTGGTCGGCAATAAGGTGCTGGTCGCGGTCGGTGGGAAGGGGAGTTCGGTGGTCGCGGTCGAGTCCGAAACGGGCGAAATCGCGTGGCAGGGGCTCGATGAACCCGCGAGTACGTCGTCGCCAGTGCTGGTCGTTGCGGGTGGGAAACCGGGCCGGTTGCCGGAAGTCGCGTTCATGACAACGCTCCGCGTTGTGGGACTGAACCCGCTCGATGGCGCGGTAAACTGGGAGTTCGCTCTGCCTTTCCAACCAGGCGGCACGTCGCCCACGCCGCTCGTCATCGGCGACCGCATCATCACCAGCACGATGACCAACGGCACGACCGCGATCCGCGTAACCGCTGGGGATAAGGTGACGGTTGAGAAAGAATGGCAGGCGAAGGCGCTCAGCGGTTACTTCTCTTCCGGGGTCGCGAGTAAGGATCGCGTGTTCCTGGTCACAAACACACTGAAGCCGGTTCCGCGTGCGGACCTCGTGTGCGTGGACAACAAGACTGGCAAAGAGGTGTGGAAGAAGGAGGGGATGGGGTACTTCCACTTCGGCATGGTCCACACCCGCAACG
This region of Gemmata massiliana genomic DNA includes:
- a CDS encoding caspase family protein, translated to MDNFFQFTVLENGKPLYQHKSLADRIYSVSLVPGRGVLVGASFDMYLLETKTGKLIRQYRGDRGLTTALAPAPDGRHFVSGSTDQVLRVWAVDREEPALSVFAVSREWIAWTPQGYYACSPYGERLIAWQVSAGIAKLPAVHPAMRFRASLYQPALIKYLIPAGDMRLGLAMVSKFERQQITATGLADVLPPGVALTAPGAATDKPITVRATAEGSAKNPIVAMRLLVEGRPYDGAAGAKRFDKQLKAEASWEVTLGPGTHTLVALAESPVSKGGSAPAVVTRAGAEPRPNLYVLAVGVSTYPGSMKLNYAASDAVLLTDTLRVRSKAVFGTIEMKVLTDELGTKKNIREGLDWLKAQMTAKDVGIVFFSGHGGRDEGTGKFYLIPVDVGPDMERTCLSGEELKSRLEDVPGRLVAILDAGHSGAVTEIRPAQTDNLVRDLMTDDYGVVVLASSLGREYALESPATKAGFYTLGLTEGMDGRADFNRDGVVYLSELEYYAALRVQQLSGGRQNPTLGRPSTIRPLAISKP
- a CDS encoding PQQ-like beta-propeller repeat protein; its protein translation is MPRFLTVFALALVPVPLFAADWNQWLGPKRDGASAETVEPWTEKDAPKVVWKAKVGVGFSTPVIVDGRVYVHARISGKDREELIALDAKTGKVLWRTAYDRGPYSSVLNTGPQATPTVAGNRIYAYGITGFLTCFEAETGKQVWQVDTFKKLRAELPRFGVCCSPLVVGNKVLVAVGGKGSSVVAVESETGEIAWQGLDEPASTSSPVLVVAGGKPGRLPEVAFMTTLRVVGLNPLDGAVNWEFALPFQPGGTSPTPLVIGDRIITSTMTNGTTAIRVTAGDKVTVEKEWQAKALSGYFSSGVASKDRVFLVTNTLKPVPRADLVCVDNKTGKEVWKKEGMGYFHFGMVHTRNGKLLVLDDAGNLKLIDAEASAFKELCTAKVCEGTLVTPALADGFVYARDASEVVCVQLRP